In the Necator americanus strain Aroian chromosome X, whole genome shotgun sequence genome, CTGCAGGCTTTTGTGTCAAACCCTTTGATCACATCCCGATAGTAAGTCCCATTCAGTTCAATATAAATTGTATTCGGGTGACCGCGTAGTCGAGACTGCAATGACAATAtgtagattaaaggcatcaccccacgaatctgaggtggtgcagatttcaggtggagtattcgtatacaggatgggagactacggagagaggggtgattccgtccatttctttctaattgccgtaaaaaacggcccggcttcattcgttttggcgcgccattttgtacaagaggttcgattggagcgcgccagtctttgcggcgccgcatcttccgggccgttttttacggcaattagcaagaaatggacggaatcacctccctctccgtagtctcccatcccgtatacgaatactccacctgaaatctgcaccaccttaaattcgtggggtgatgcctttaaactgacTTGAATTCGCTGCAAAGCTGAAAATGACTACTGCACAACTTCTCGGCAAAGTTCAAGGTTACTACACCGGCATTTTGACCCAGAACTTAGACGTTAACTTAGAAGATATGGAAAGcaggaaagaaaatgtataAAACTAAGTCTCATTCATCACCATGATGCGATAGCCGGAGCCgatgctccgacccccttcttttggacggttgactAAGCGCTCCTCATCACTTCACTCCTCACGCTCATCacaaggcatcacctcacgaatttgaggtggtatggatttcaggtggagtattcgtatatggggccgtagattaaggagaggagggtaattccgtccatttcttcttaatttccgtaaaaaacgggccggaagatacgacttcgagcgttttggcgtgctattttccacaacgagttcgactgatGCGCCATCGTGTGCGCaccccgcatcttccgggcctttttacgcccggaagatgcggagttttttttttacgcgaATTAGCAAGAGATGTACGAAATCACCCACttctccattatctacgatcccgtatacgaatgctccacctgaaatccgtaccaccccagattcgtggggtgatgcctttaagctgcaccccatgaacaagacccccttcacctgaggaggatCCGACTACTGCCTATTGCACCTATCTCTCTGTGTGTGCCTGGATCGCCTCGATTAGCTGTGACCTATATAATGTAGGATAGATCACCCTACGGCTTTCACAGTTCGTAGAAGCATCGCAAATAAAGTTTGTGAAGGTGAGTATAAGCCTCAGACCTACCTCGATTTTAAGGCAAGTGAGCATCGTTACTTAATTCGCGGTTTGTTAGAAAACTAAATAAGAGATATATTTATGATACCAGCCCGAACgttcggctaaagccggacttcaggcttattttggtgttcgctttgctcgccttcaccgatcagtaagaaataacagcagcgacattttcaaaaattagaattgtttttttctagcaacgctttcctcaattttcttgcccgaaaatttaaacattaatgaaagattttatgatttttctctaaacgtgtcggttctacatttggagaacaatagaACTTGATTTAACATCTAAGTTCCTCTCGAATCTTCACAATTTGAAACATTATtggaagtatgagtttcctccgtcctcagctattagcaaagaacgaagtgctaacatgaattggcgtgaatatcactatcgtagtgataaaaataacgttctacgtcagatcgcgtaaactatTGGCTACTGTGTGTTGTATTTGATCAGCCATTCGCACGTGCTccgtttcctctttttgaagaaaggatgttagcagcttcacgagacatgctgggaaatagatatgcgaagggcccatagaaacccattctactgcatTGGGACTCCCGCGCACCATTCCAACCTCGTTGGACAcatcccaccccattttacagctatctggctccggggcacgaattcgacgccatagtacccgtctcacccaattttatcgCCTTGAGggtccagcgcaccaaaccgacgccaaaATATTCCCTAttcctctttttggaatttcctgactgagacacacacatactcAGACGCACACCCGTGActgaataagctcgttattatatagcatgatagtttgcaaatctgCAAGTataaattcacataaaagtttatttactcttactaacatatgagagaaactaacttgccttatcagaGCCAACATACATAGCCACACAACTTTAGACAATGGtaaaaaggtagagtgctcacctatcaggtgcatggcgatggttcggcacctcaccgctGCGGAGTTTTGCGTCATTATggggtattttcgtgacacacacacacacacaaaaaaaaaaaaaaaaaaaaaaaaaaaaaaaaaaaaaaaaaaaaaaaaaaaaaaaaaaaaaaaaaaaaaaaaaaaaaaaaaaaaaaaaaaaaaaaaaaaaaaaaaaaaaaaaaaaaaaccacacacacacacacacacacacacacacacacacacacacacacacacacacacacacacacacacacacacacacacacacacacacacacacacacacacacacacacacacacacacacacacgcgcgcgcgcggactaagcgcgttattatatagcatgatacaCTCTAATAGTTACGATTCTGTTTTTAACGAGTAGAAAGCTGGCTTCatgttttatatatatatatatatatatatatatatatatatatatatatatatatatatatatatatgtaccaGCCAgtccctccacaacggtttactgCCTCATAGTGGCGCCGAGGtaactctgggcgtcgaactgcgatgcactgcggaggttcgtcctccggcagggtctcctaagctgagaaggagttcgacacttccgacattccgacttctcggaagcctagctaagagtaaaccactgctaagattcaccaccgccttggcaaaatgtcgcaaggtggctccctgatccatataggttgggcctgtggtgaaagctaagatcgccgtggcatggctacTTAGcgtggggaaaagtctttttgccactccagaaaattcactgcctcagtaccctgcgcACTGGGCCCAGCCATCTCAGACGTCGAGCGGTATGGCGACCgatgagaggcgatcaaaacCCCAGATTGCTCGCACGCACGACACGCCAtagagactgtctcagacttgtttggaaggataaaaacactgacttgacacatcggctagccaccgcaagtcattgtataggcagttacacgttcgtaaacctcaaacgattctgaattgaaatgaacgtggagactcatcccaagcggattgatcaacgccagaaactatCCTATATCATCAACTACTACTCACCAGCATCCGCAGCTAATGAATACGAATTGAACGCCTTTTATgcggagctggaggaagtgatccgaAACGAGAAGTACTTCTACAAGTTCGTTGTCAAAACTAGGAAGGGCTACAGAAAAAGAATGCAGTATCgaaagatttggactaggagaccggaatgaaaatggcaatcgtctcgccgggctgttgtccgcagctcgcctctttcatgggaactctcttttcatgaagaaagaacgtCATCAGTGAATATGGGATTCACCTAAATGCGTGACTCGTGCAGAGATCGACCACATGCTcgccaaccggaggtggtgtctacttcacgtctcagtagtaccatccttttgtagtggttctgatcaccgtctccttcgtgcgaaaatagaACTAAGCCACAGGATGGAAAacaacatctgctatcggcaacgaaggagaaaagaagacgtctacggcgtactcgaggactccttgtcccaaggtgactggcagatcgaagaggacccaaacgtggactacgagcctgtgctgagtgtgcctcgaagccgcgcacgacaaagtttcgaagaccaccaaggaattgttggaaagaagaatgatgttgaggcttgatccgaatgcatcgcacattgagcggttagcaGCAAACagtagctgcagaaaagcgttgcaggaggatcttttgaaatacaggcagaacaaaattctggaaacagcacaaagaagaacgagtctaaagaagtgccgcagggatctccgcgaatataatattccgctagcagccttgctgagcgacgGGACTCgcaagtacgagtcgctatcaagagcatgaaaccaggcacagcccccggacctgattttatatcagcagactttcttcgggctagtggccatccacttcatgtaatcttagcagcgcacatgacatcctaccttcagaaagaaagaatcccagaccagtggaagacctcgcgaaccgttcttatccataagaaaggtgaccgagaggaccttcggaactaccgtccgatatgcctGCTGAGCGTGTTGCACAAAGTAtccaccaagatcatcctcacgcgcatatctagggcgctggatgaagcccagtctcaagaacaagctggattccgtcagtgGTTCAGCCGTTTGGatcacatccagaccgtgtcgagggtcatagaggttccCCGGAAATATCGCCTGTCCCTTGccctaaccttcgtcgactatgagaaagccttcgacagcatagaaacgaataaaaaaagaaacgaaacgcAGTACTGCCAGctctggtcgatcaaggtgtggacgcgtcgtatgtgaggatattagccaattgctacgatcgatgcacgaataggatacagcttttccgccgccctctcaccatattCATTGGAACGTTGGAacgtttttcagagaagaacgtttgtcctaaaaaaacagttacTTCGCTGTTTTTCCCACCTTCTAGTCTTTCTGAAAGCCGCTCTGGATACCTTGTGATGTGCGGGGTGCACATCACGAGGTACCCAGAGCGTGAATGAATTCGCGATGAAGCGTGAAAACTCACATTGTGATGAATGAATTCATTCATCACAATGTGAATTTTTCGTGATAGTTGAATCGCTTGAGAATTAATATAAAGAGGACTCCCTTACATGTCTCTTATCACAGTGTTCTCTTAAGCACCCGAAAATGtacatgaaattgaaataaaatttaatcaaCTGCAATCAACTGCTGATAAAGAAACCTTCAGCTGCACCAGACACTTCATTTGCCATACTCGTAACGAATGGAACAGGGAGTATATATCAAATATCCTGTATGTTAACTGCATAATTTAAGAGCTGCACTGACGAAAGATCCCAGCGCATGAGGACACACTGTTCAAGCTCAACAATGATCCTATCATCATGCCTACAGTGGCAACCAATATGTATCTGGGATCTGGTAGTTTTCGATTCCTTGCGATATTTGTTGACAGGATGaatttgtaacaaaaaaaaatacttgtcACATGGTGTGTAGTgacttaaaaaagaaataatatgaGTAGTATAAACGTACTGTTTAGCAGAAACCATTATAGCAAAGAAAGTGAGGAGAGTGGACGTAATGAAATAATTGAGTCGATCGACGGGATCGTCAAAAGTTTGAGGCTTAAACCAATTCCATATTGCATTATCAAGAAATGGAATGCCGAGcattctgaaaatgaaaatgaaaaatggtcGATTAACAAATCTGGACATAAATTGTGAATAGAGTAACGCAAATAAAACTGAATGAAGTGGTGATTTGAAGTAAGATTTAAAGTAACTCACAACAGAAGAGCAAGGAAGTGAAATAAGGAACAATCTTTTTGGTTTGTAAAAACTCGTAATAGATACAATTTGTTGATACAAGATCATGTTTCTCATGCGAGGTGAGGAAAAAGGCATCTAATAGAATGAATCTCCAATGAAGTGGTacatttatagtcgggtcaaaacgacatgaatcacgagtatagctgcggtgcatttgcgtacgcgctcgaaacggcccggtggaggcagcagttggaaacGAGTTCGCACCGTCGTAAGCTGCAGCGGGTGGTGgcgccagcaagggtttcaccacgcttctagccgctacgctccaccgaagcgcctcgaaagaagcggCGTACgcccttcatgtcgttttgactctactatagttGAGTTCCGGCATCTGGACCATGTTCCGGGGCTACCTCGCGGGGCGGCGCGGCGCCCCCATCTCGGCCGGGCAATAGTGGGGCTGGAGCGCGCAGTTGTCGCATGTGTAGATGAGAACGCCACCGCTACTCTTCAAGTGTGGTGTTAGCAGAGGGATGATAAAGAactttactattattatcattgatattattattattacccaTTAAGTATTCACAGAATGATGTCCACTAAACACTGTGTGCGCTTACAAtcgtttttgtttcgttttcgttACTTTTCGCTTGCATCGCCAGGACACATCGGAACCCACGCACTAAATGAAGCTCGTGCCTTCTTATGTTTCCTGAATCCACTGTATGGGAAGAATGTTCTTCCGCAATCCtcacaataaaaatattccgCATGAATGTTTTGCATATGTTCGTACAGAGGTTTCGCAGTAGGAAAGGTCCTTTTCTCCAGATACTGCAAGGGGCAGAGGTGTGCATGGCGGAGCAGAGTGAAGAATGTCATGTAGTGAAGTAAAGGGAGGAAGAAGAGGTGAAAAAAGACGTTCCACTattacccaaaaaaaaatgaagaaagagagGATAACAGCAGCACACCATTTAATTTTCCGCCAGcaaagggaaaagaaagaggacGTCTGCTATAGCGTACAGCTGAGATAGAACAGTAATCACTCTGAGGGAGGAACAGTTCCCTTGCATACGACTAACATGTGACCTTCCAGAACATTCTACCGCAGCATTCATTCTAAACGGGCTTATATACAACTGGGATGACCTACTAGAACATCCTCCGACATCCTCATATCTTTGTCCTCATATACATATGCGACAGTTGCGCGCTCCAGTCCCACTATTGCCCGGCTGAGCTAGGGGTgccatctaaatctacttcaacggctgcgcgggcggtcgcgTCGCGGCGCGCTGGCCCGCTGCCACTTCTGCCGAATCGGGGGCCTTTCACAAGCGTGGAGGCCTTTAGCGTTAAAAGGCACTCGTAGCTATTCGACCTGAAGTAAATAGGTGAAGGTGATAACTTCACCTTCGATGCACCTATTTCATTGCCTATTCTAGGTTTAAATGTCTGCTAACTAAGGTAAGTTATTTCTAGATATATATGTTCTATGTTGTGACTTCTCTCTCATATAAgtagtctttatttcttgacatgtgCTAGCGTGAAGTTGTTTTTGGCAAGAACGTTAATGATTCATGGCGTCTACAACTCACGGCTTGCACAACCCTATCTGTTAACACATTCtttatgtagttgaaaattggGTTTCTTTTACGAGTTGTAGCCATATGTCCCACAGATTTCCAATTATGCTTATCTCTCCCCTTTAGGGACTGCATTCCTTACTCTCCTTTTTCGTTGTGgaaatcattccatttctcCTCTGAATTGCCCAGTGTTGCTTTTCAGATAGTCGCTTTCAATTATTGACTAGTCGAAGGTACGGTTTTCGGAGAGAATACTGCTCTGCTGGGATAGTGATTTGGAACCGTTCGAAGTAATGATTTCGCGAAACTCATAGTGATTTTTGTGTATTACAACGCTTCGTCAACCTCCATCACGtccatatttcttttcctccaTCTGCTTTGCcttatactttattttggGTATTATAGGAGTGTCAACTTGTTAAATGCATGGTTATCGCTACTGAAAGTCTCTTTATTTCGGGTCGTGCAATTCAAAGTCCTATCTTCCGCAATTCAATAATTAAAagcgattatttgaaaattagttCAGCGCAGTTTAAAGGAGAAATAGAATGATTTCagcaacgaagaaggagagtaAGGAGGAATACAATCTCTAAAGGGGAGAGATATCATCAGTGGAAACGTGTGGCAATCCTCTGGCAACAATTCCTAAAAGAAACtcaattttcaactacataaaGAACGCGTTAACAGAGAGGATTGTGCCAGCCGTGAGTTGTAAAAGCCACGAATCATTAACGTTCCTGCCAAAACAACTCCATGCTACcacatgtcaagaaataaagactacTTAAATGAGAGAGAAGTCACAACATAGAACATATATATCTAGAAATAACTTACCTTAGTTAGCAGACATTTAAACCTAGAATAGGCAATGAAATAGGTGCATCGAAGGTGAAGTTATCACCTTCACCTATTTACTTCAGGTCGAATAGCTACGAGTGCCTTTTAACGCTAAAGGCCTCCACGCTTGTGAAAGGCCCCCGATTCGGCAGAAGTGGCAGCGGGCCAGCGCGCCGCGAcgcgaccgcccgcgcagccgtttaagtagatttagatgagaCCCTGAGCTAGGAGCGAGGTAGCTCCGGAACATGGTCCAGGTACCGGCGGTCCCACTATAGTTGCACGAGCGTTCGCGCTGGAGCAACGTGGTTTTTGACAGGTGCGACTGCTTGCAAGCGGTCTGCTTGGCAATTTGCCATGTCCTGCCATGTGACGTCATTCAAATAGATACGGgccagagtttttttttttgctttcattctttttggttttctccCTGATTTCGTACTTTATGTTTCTTTCTCCgtatttttattatgtttgTCTTTGTTATATGGATCTATATCGTATCTGTATTGTTTCAATTTATTGTATTggttttgttcatgtttttcttttgaaatttggttcaaaattaTATTTAGTTTAACTTCAatattcgtttttgtttttaatggaGGGAAGATTGGGGAAGAAACAGTAAAACACATTAACATAggaataaatacaattttgaaccaaatttcagAAGCAGATACTACAAGATAAAAGGAAACATagcaaatataacaaaaaaaagaaaggtaaaacacgaaaaaaccaaaaaatgaaaacaaaagaagttgCCAGTATCGATCTTGATGACGTCACTCGGCAAAATCTGGCAAATTGCAGAGCGGACCGCTCGCACGCTGtctgcgagcggtcaaaaaaaGCCCCGTTCCAGCGTGACCGCTCGTGCAACTACACCCTGCACCCTGTCATTTTTACCCTAGTTTATGTACATTTCTCACGAGGAAGTCATCGTTCGTAGCCATACCAAATAATTATTAAGTGATCGCATTCAAGTGGTAATTAAATTACCACTGTTTTTCTTTACGGATACATTCTCTATGAAGTTAGAGAATATCACCGCAGGAAAGAGAATATCGCCACCGAAGATCCTTGTCCAAGGAATGGAGACGATCCAATGTCAAAGAAGGACGGGCACAAGGCAAAAGATTAATAGGTGagaaatttggagaaattaGGCACAAAACTTGGCTATCTGGTACAAAACGTGGTACatcgcagaagaaaaagatgattaCAAAGACGGCACAGGATAAGAGAAAAATGCAACGCCAATCATACATATATCAGAAGATTTACGTACAAGTACATTCACGCTGGCACGGGAGAAAGGCAGTGTCCGTCGACCTCATGCGTATGGCTGACCTTCTCCACGATCAATGGCATGGTACGGATGCGGGTCACTGTGCTCCGCCCACCATTTGTCGGCTTTTGAGGGCCCCTTCCCCGGAACCCACTGAGAAGTCTGTGCTCAATAATCCCTCTTCTCTCATACAAGGCGGAGTTTGGAACCGTAATGTCATCGGTGGGGACGTCTACATTGCTTTGAGATATGCTAAGAGACATGATCTGCACATTCACGAACTACCATAGGAGTGTGCCCGACTTTTGGTTGGTTAGTATCATCATTTGCTTTGTCATGCTATGAAAAGGCGAGTAAATACCAGCTGATTTGCTATACTGGTCAGATGACAAACCAGATTCATCGCAAATGACACAGACAACgagtttccaaatttttcactCAGCGCAAGGTAGATCAGCTACATCTAGCACCAGGTTGAGGTAGTGCAATGTGCGTGACCAATAGAATCTCTTCTTTCTGAGATTTATAGGTCCCTTGTTTTGACTACTTCACTTCTGAAGTTCACATGGAGCAATAGCTCACTTTCTCTTCTTAGCCTTTGAGGTGATTCGCTACCCTCAATCTGGCCATGCACATTCTCGCTGGAAAGGAAGCAAAAGAGAGCACCATCGATTATTTAACTCAGCCTTTCATAATAACTAACCAGTGTAGTGTGTATCAAATTTTTCCAACTGTATAGCCCAACTAATTCTAGCTTTTTCTTACGACTTCCGCACAGCAAATATGCAAAATGATTATGTTTTGCCATGAGAAATTAATCAATGGGTCCTTGATCTGCCTCTTAGCAAACAATAGACCGATAAAGAGAGTTCAGGTAAACATTACGGCTGGGATCAAACTTGACGGCAGTTGAAGGGGCAAGTTACGCGTAGGAGTCGAAAAATTGATCATCACTAGCTTGATGTTTCCTCAACTCTTTAGCAACCATAACAGAAGAGCTTGAGcggttaaaagaaaaaaagaaaatgaagagttgGGAAGGTAGAGTGAA is a window encoding:
- a CDS encoding hypothetical protein (NECATOR_CHRX.G25262.T1), encoding MKLENITAGKRISPPKILVQGMETIQCQRRTGTRQKINRIMTVSAKSVESGVNEMTLESPSERIFDVCSTLK